One stretch of Armigeres subalbatus isolate Guangzhou_Male chromosome 2, GZ_Asu_2, whole genome shotgun sequence DNA includes these proteins:
- the LOC134209843 gene encoding uncharacterized protein LOC134209843, whose translation MDPVSYHNGVVTAPPRKKKKTKLSTALQELSKANSSNTHLAEELAKAQETIRSLQSNLSSTGIENEEVNSVDFEKDLGPSSTKQTTGRRNEGTMELSRFVSSINQMSVSSISIPECKPTVDNEDITRVDFDAWHDLLSNSLLLSGIDDEATQFVVFKVKAGHKLLEVFRATKSSVDAPNEETHPYANAMFRLKKYFASTSDLMLQRRKLALMTQHSNESDLAFIRRVGLAARQCEYPEEKQFEEITGR comes from the exons ATGGATCCGGTGAGCTACCACAATGGCGTGGTCACTGCTCCCCCAAG gaagaaaaagaagactaAATTGAGCACAGCGTTACAAGAGCTTTCAAAAGCAAATTCCAGCAATACCCATTTAGCTGAAGAGCTAGCCAAAGCCCAAGAAACCATTCGCTCACTTCAATCAAATTTGTCGTCCACTGGGATCGAGAACGAGGAAGTCAATAGTGTTGATTTTGAAAAGGACCTAGGACCAAGCAGCACCAAGCAAACAACTGGACGTCGCAACGAGGGCACGATGGAGCTATCTCGGTTTGTCTCTTCGATAAACCAGATGTCCGTGTCTTCAATAAGCATACCAGAATGCAAGCCCACCGTTGATAACGAAGATATTACTAGAGTGGATTTTGATGCGTGGCACGATCTTTTATCAAACTCGTTGTTATTATCAGGCATCGATGACGAGGCAACACAATTCGTTGTGTTTAAAGTGAAAGCCGGTCATAAACTTCTTGAGGTATTTCGAGCAACAAAATCATCCGTCGATGCTCCCAACGAGGAAACTCATCCGTATGCTAATGCCATGTTTCGTCTCAAGAAATATTTCGCTTCCACTTCCGACCTGATGCTTCAACGCAGGAAGTTGGCACTAATGACGCAACATTCAAATGAATCAGACCTGGCATTCATTAGGAGAGTGGGCCTAGCGGCTAGGCAGTGTGAATATCCTGAAGAGAAACAGTTTGAGGAAATCACCGGGAGGTGA